In Triticum aestivum cultivar Chinese Spring chromosome 5B, IWGSC CS RefSeq v2.1, whole genome shotgun sequence, the following proteins share a genomic window:
- the LOC123117684 gene encoding probable LRR receptor-like serine/threonine-protein kinase At4g36180, whose translation MAKCWLLLLLLLLAFLLPAAHAKSCHPDDLCALRGFAGNLGGGGALLRAAWSGASCCGWEGVGCDSSNGRVTVLRLPRYGLAGPIPGASLAGLVQLEELFLGSNSFVGSLPKELFSLAGLRKLSLESNELTGKLSSRLGKLKNLTLLNLSVNRFFGRLPDVFGDLTSLDHLAMYSNGLSGSLPPSLSSLSSLCELNLRNNSLSGLISHVNFSGMPLLASVDFSANNLSGSLPVSLVDCSALKSLTLANNQLVGTIPSWIGELDNLRCLDISNNSLVGEVPKGLSCLEGLTAVDNSAGMAFTNMPLYVKHNRRALQQQANVISGNNNTVRSGGGNVLSGDNNTVISGNNNTLSGTNNTVVFGSNNVLTGSNHVVSGSNNVVSDTGHVVNGSSNTVSGRNNMVTGNNNTVSGSNHVVTGNNKVVTGG comes from the coding sequence ATGGCGAAATGCtggctgctgctgctcctcctcctcttggCATTTCTCCTGCCGGCGGCGCACGCTAAGTCATGCCACCCTGACGACCTCTGTGCGTTGCGCGGCTTTGCCGGGAACCTCGGCGGCGGGGGAGCCCTTCTCCGTGCCGCGTGGTCTGGCGCCTCCTGCTGCGGCTGGGAAGGTGTGGGTTGTGACAGCAGCAACGGTCGTGTCACGGTGTTACGACTTCCCAGGTATGGCCTCGCGGGGCCAATCCCGGGAGCCTCCCTGGCGGGCCTTGTGCAGCTGGAGGAGCTCTTCCTCGGCTCTAACTCTTTTGTTGGCTCCCTCCCCAAGGAGCTCTTCAGCCTCGCTGGGTTGCGGAAGCTCTCCCTTGAGTCCAACGAGCTCACTGGCAAGCTGAGCTCACGCCTTGGCAAGCTCAAGAACCTCACCTTGTTGAACTTGTCGGTCAACCGCTTCTTTGGCCGCCTCCCTGACGTGTTTGGTGACCTCACGTCGCTCGACCATTTGGCCATGTACTCCAATGGCTTGTCTGGATCGTTGCCGCCGTCTCTTTCATCACTGTCTTCTCTCTGTGAGCTCAATCTCCGGAACAACTCTCTGTCTGGTCTGATTTCCCATGTCAACTTCTCCGGCATGCCACTTCTTGCTTCAGTTGACTTTTCCGCAAACAACCTGAGTGGGTCTCTCCCGGTTAGCCTCGTTGATTGTAGCGCGCTCAAGTCGCTCACCCTTGCCAACAACCAATTGGTTGGCACCATCCCGTCGTGGATTGGTGAGCTTGACAACCTTCGCTGCTTGGATATCTCAAATAATTCATTGGTTGGCGAAGTACCCAAGGGTTTGTCATGTCTCGAAGGCCTCACCGCCGTTGATAATTCAGCAGGTATGGCTTTCACTAACATGCCATTGTATGTGAAGCATAACAGAAGAGCACTCCAACAACAAGCAAATGTCATATCTGGGAACAACAATACTGTCAGATCTGGGGGTGGCAATGTTCTATCTGGGGATAACAACACTGTCATATCTGGGAACAACAACACTCTATCTGGGACCAACAACACGGTTGTATTTGGGAGCAATAATGTCCTAACTGGTAGCAACCATGTCGTATCTGGCAGCAATAATGTCGTAAGTGACACTGGCCATGTCGTAAATGGGAGCAGCAATACTGTATCCGGCCGGAACAATATGGTAACCGGGAACAACAATACCGTATCTGGGAGCAATCATGTCGTAACTGGGAACAACAAAGTTGTAACCGGAGGTTAA